CCGCTCTCCTGTCGGCGATTCGAAGACCAGCCCAGAGCCGTCCCCACCGAGCAACGCGATGGTCCCGTCGATCCGCGTCGAGTCGACCACTTCGAACCCTGCCCCGCCCACGTCGGTGCCGTCGAACTGCGCGGTCCAGCCTGGACCGAAGACACCCGTCAAGGAGTTCAGCGCACCCGCGTAGGTGGAATGCGAGCGGGACAACATCAAACTTCCCGAGTAGCCGGGGACCGAGATGTCGGTCTCATCCGTGTTGAACTCGCCCGTCCACAACGCGACCTGCCCAGGACCTGCGCCGGAGGTCGGGTAGCCGTTGCCGAAGGCATGCGGTACGCGCTGCACTGTCGTATCGGGGGTTTGGGACCAGGTGCATTGGCTGGAGGAGGCGTAGGTGAAGCAGACCTGGATGTCCAGTTTCACCGGGACGCGCTCGTTGAGGGTGGTGGGTTGGATTCCGGCGGTGTCGGGGTCGGAGTCGAGGGAGTTGTCGATCTTGGCGTTCATGGTGCCCCAGACCGTGTTCACCGTGACACCGGCCGCGCCGTTGTCGGTGACCGGGAGCGCGGTCGCGTCCTCGGTCCAGCCGACCGTGTCATGCGCAGCGCCGCCATAGCCGGAGGTGCGCCACCGGACCTTCGCGGTCACGGTCGATGACTGGCCTTTCGGCGGACCCGAGGCGGTGATCCGGATCGTGTTCGCCGTCGTGATCCGCAGCTCCGCCGTCGGCGAGGTCATCGCGGAGCCGCCCCAGCCGAAGCTGTACGAGCTCGATGAAGAGAGCGTGCCGGCCGGGGTTTCCGCGGTCGCGGTGATCCGGTGCAAGCCCGGGGTGTTCTTATCGAAAGTCACCGTGGTCTTGGCGACCGCGGGATCGCTCGACGGGGTGATCTTGATCTGGCCAGGTGCACCGCCGGCGAAGTTCGTGGGCAACGGCTGGCCGTCGGCGGTGATCCGGACGTAGCCGGGCGCGTTGTAGCCGGTGCCGGTCGCGGTCACCGTACACACCACGTTCGCCGCCGGCGGGTTGTCCTGCCAGGAATTGATCACGTACGGGGACGGGCACGACACCACCGGGGCGGCCGGTGTCGCGGCGCCGATCCGGAGCCGGGTCTGGTAGCTCGTCCAGGGTCCGTCGACACGGCCGTCGTTCGCCTTCGCCCGGATATACAACAGTGTGTTGTCCGGGAGATCCGTGGCTGGGCGGCAGCCGGCGGTCGTGCCGGAGGCGTACACCGACGACGTACAGGTCCCGACCACGGTGTTCGAGCCGGTCATGAACTCGAACACGTACTTCACCGTGTTCCCGTCCGGGTCAGTCGCCTTGGTGCGTACCCAGGGCCGGCGCGTCGGCGAATACATCGACGACGTGGACTCGCCCGGCGCCGCGTAAGCAACGGCCTCAGTGGTCTCCACCGTCGCAGGCGCGTTCGGGGTCCGGTTCCAGGTGAACGAAATGTACGGATCGGCCGGGCCACCGGAAGCGTAGAACCGCTTCCAGGAGTTCACATCCGCCTCATTCGCCGCGACCAGCGCCAAACCACCGGTCGGGTACGACGCGGTCGACCAGGCCTGCGCCAGGCTCGTCATCGGGATCTCGATCCGGCCACCGGGGCAAGCGGAGGAGAAGCCCTTGGTGGTGTTCAGCGACCCGTACACCGCACCCAAGGTGGGCTGGTTCGCCCAGCGGGTCGCGGTCGACACCGGCTGCACCGCCCGGACATTCACCACCGTCGGGGTACAGGACACGCCGCCGTACTGCCACACCGACAAGAACGACGACAACACGTCCTTGCCCGCGAACGGCGCCGTCGCGAAGTTCATGAACGTCCGCTCCGTCTTCGTACCATTCATCCCCACCCGCAGATCGATCGTTCCCGACAGATCATCGGGATACGCCGACTGCACCCAGGTGTCGAAACTCGGCCGCGTCGTCGACACCTCGTAGGTCGGGTCCACGGTCACCGGGAACACCCGGGCGGGGTCCATGAACCAGGCCGGGTCCGGGGTCAGTACCAGGATCGCCTTGCCCGGGGTCGCCTGCTCGACCGACATCTTCACCGGCACGTTGTTCACCGGCATCTTCGTATGCTCATCGGTGACCCCGTCCCACATCTGGCCCACCGGGATCCGCGACCGGACAACGTTCTTCGCGTCGACGAACTCGACCGCGCCATCCTTGTTCTGGCGTGCGGTCAAACCCTTCGTCCGCAACGGAATCCGCCACACCGGCGCGGTCGCCGGCCGTTCCTTCACAACCAGGTCAGTCTCGAAACCAGTACGGCGCGCATCCAGCTTTAAATCCACGCCTGGCTGCACCTCGGCGTACGTCGCGGTGGTTCCGTCGATCGACGGCTCAGGAAGCTTCCACGGCGCCATCCACTCCACCTGACGACCCGCCCCAGCAGTCGCCGACGCAAAGACACCGCCAGCGGCCGCAGTCCGCTTGCCCAGGTGCAGACCGAACCCGTGGCCGAGAGGCGCGACCATACCGTCGGTACCCTTGGCCAGCGTCAGATCGATCGACCGCCACGCACCTTTAGCGTCCTTGAACCGGACCGGCGCCGCATGCGCCTCAGTCGTCATCGTCCCATCCGGGTTCGCCCACGTCGACGACGTCTCCGACCGCAGCGACTCCACCTCGACCCGAGAACCCTGCGACCGCGCTGACACCACCGCCGACACCAGATCCGGCCGCGAATCCACCTTCGCCGCTTGCGGCTTCGGATCGGCCGCAGGAGCAGCAACCGCCTTCTCTTGCGCCTCCAACCCCGTCACCAGCAATGCGAACGACACCACGATTGCCACCGCACGAGACAGCTGCACGCGGGCACGCCGAGAACGAGACATGACACCCCACCTAACGCCGGCCTCGGACAAGCACCGATGACTAGGCGGGTCATAGGGCTGGCCAGCAACCCCCATATCGCCCAAATTCACAACCGCGTTACACCAATTGCAGGAACATGCACTCCACTTGCGAAATTTACGCCAACCAGATAGAGGTTGAATTTAAATCAGCAAAAGATACAAAACCAAACTGACACCTCATTAGATCTATTGGCAATAAATCTAATGAGGTGTCCGTCACGACACCTCCGTGTGGTGCGTCCCAGGCGCCGTCATGCTGACATTGAGCGTCAACATGCTTCTGACCGGTCAGTGAGTGGTTCGAGTGCGGCCATAGAAGTCGCTCAGGTCGCGGGGGCAGCGATAGCGAGGGTAGGTCTCGGTGGAAGGCGAGGGACCGAAGGGCCTGCGTTGTCTTGTCCGAGCTTCGCCTTCACTGTTGATCGGACCCGGTTCAGGGCGACGGCCAGCCAAGAGACCCCCGGATCCGTACGCCACGCTAGGACCGACGATCAACTAACTCCCGCAGACACCGCTCGCGAACGTGCGACCGCCACCTCGCAATGATGCTCGATCCGCCATCCGTGTTTGAAGACGCCTCATGTCGAGGTTGGTTCAGAGCTTCTCTGCGATGGCGACCAGAGACGCGATCAATCCGACGATGAGGGAGGCCGGAGCAAGCACCTGCCGCAGGGGCCACCGAGAGTAGGCACGGTCGTTGATCAGCGACGCCGGTTGGAGCGCCGATCGCCCGAGTAGGGTGACGTCGCCGAGGATGGCGAATCGAATAATGCGGGTGATCGTCACGCTGGTTCTGGCGTCCGCAGCATTGTCGGCCAAGGAGTGAAGGTCTTCGACCAAGAACTGTGCGCTCTGCCTGAACACAAGGGGATCCACTCCTGGGATCTGTCGTGATCGCTGCTTGACCAGGCGGTAGATGCACAGACGGGCTCCCTCAAACGCTCGCTGTTCAGGTGTCCGTCCTTCGTGCCAGATGTACGTCGCGGACGAACGGACACCGAGCCATCGCTCCAGCGGCAATACACCCCACGGTCGGGGTTGATCTGGCGCACAGACCTCACCGAGGCACAGCAACAAGCTGTCACAGACGCGGAGCCGGCCGTTGAGGAAGATACAGCCAAGAAGCGGAACAGCAGCGACCACGGACGCCCAGAACCCCGCCTCATAGACTGCCGAATCAACCTGATGCCATGTGGCCGGCAGCAAGAAAATGACCGGCGCTGCCAACGTCACCAAGCAGGCCCAGGCGCGGAGATCTGCAGTAGTGCGGGCTTGACGAAGATCTCGGATCCTGCGCTGCGTCACGCCGTGCTCGCTAAGCCAGCCCAGCGGGACCGCATCGGCTCCGCGGCTTGATCGGTAGACCCGCACCAGCGCGCCGACAGCATAGAAGAGGATCACCCCCAGCACGCCTTCCGCGAGCCAAGGAGCAGCGAGAGCAATGTATCCAAGCGTTACTGAGCAACCCAATACATAGTAAAAGGTCACTACCGCAAGGATCGGGATCGGCACGTCGCCCGTACGGTCGAAACGATGAATGAACGGCGGTATCAACAACCCGACCATCGCCACCAAGAAGATGAAGGTCAGGAACGTACCAGCCAAGATGAGCACAAGGAAGTCAAGTTCGGTCTTCACAGGGGCGTACTCTCCCACGAAGGAGCAGGCGCCTCGATCTGCCGAGTTGCCCGGTTCACCCGACCTCTGGCTCTGGTCGATGGACCGTCCGACCACAACCTAGCAACGAACTCCAGTCGCGCAACCGGCGTAGGGCAAGCGTCAAGTCGCGGTGGAAGGCGAGAGGGTCGGAGGGGGCGGCGTCGGCTTGGTAGCAGGCTTCCCAGAAGGTGCGGAGGGCGGAGAGTTCTTCGATGATGGCGCCGTGGTGGGGCCAGCAGGGTGGGATGACCTTGTGGTCGAGGTTGTAGCGGGTGGTGGCCCAGGTGATCCAGGTGGCGAGGGTTTCTAGTTCCTCGGTGGTGGAGGCGGGGTCTAGGTCGCGCCAGCAGATGACGTAGGGGTCCGTGGGTGCGGTGAAGGCGAGGGCTCGGGCGAGTTCGTCGTCAGGGTTCATCGCAGGTTCCACGACGCGTCTTCGAACTCCGGCGGTGCGTCTGGGCTCATCGGAGGGTGGCTTTGCCGATGCTGTCGCGGATTTGGTCAGCGTCTGCGCGGTCAGTCCATGGGGTCATCGTGAGCAGGATGGGTGGGGCGGTGCGGGCCAGCAGTACACCGGTGCCGAAGGGCAGGGTGCGGATGACGTCGGGCGGGAGGATGGGGATTCGGCGGGTACTGGTGGAGGTGGTGCGGCCGCCGTCGGGGCCGCGGCTCCAGTTGCGGACTTCTTCGTCGCGTTCGCCGCAGACTGCGGCGAGGTCTTGGAGGTCGCGGGGTTGGGCGGAGCCGCCGAGGATAAGCCTCAGGGTCGCGGCGTCCCACATCGCGGCGGCGGCTTGTTCGCCCCAGCGTTCGCGGGCTTGGGCGAGGGATTGGATGACGACGAGAGTGGAGATGCCGGAGCCGCCGCCCTCGGCCATGAGGCCGGGCAGGGATGGTACGGCGCAGAGGTTGGCGATCTCGTCGAGTACGAGCGCGAGTGGTGGTTCTAGTCGGCCGCCGGGGTTGTGGGCGGCGAGTTGGCGGGCGGTTTCGGTGATGTCTTCGAGCAGCGCGGCGATGAAGGATGAGGTGGCGCTGGCTCCGGCGCCGGTTCCGAGTAGGTAGATGGTGCCGTGTTCGCGGATGAAGGCGGCGGGGTCGAGGCCTTCTCCGGGTGGCGGGTCGAAGGCGTGGCGTACGGCGGGATCGGCGAGCGCGGATAGTGCGGAGCGGACGCCTGCCCAGATGGCGTCGCGTGTGCGGCCGTCCATGCGGACGATGCCGTCGAGGGTGTCGCCCCAGCCTTCGGCGGCGACGTCGGAGCGGTTGAGGATGGTGACGGCTTCGGTGGCCGAGGCCGGTTCGAGACCCCACCTGTACAGCTGGGCGATCCCTGCGTCGTCGATCGCTGCAGCATGGAGGAGGCCGCGCAACGCCATCTCGGTTTGGCCGTGCCAGAAGGCTCCGTCGGTGACACCGCCTTTGGTGAACCCGGCGCCGGCGGCGAGACCGCTGGCGCGGACCATGGCGGTGGTCGGGTTCTCGCAGCCACGTACGGGAGACCAGCGAATGCCCTCGACACGGCCGAGACCTTGCGGGTCGAAGACAGCGACTGGGCCGATCTTGCGGCGGAGTTCGACGGTGGCGGCGAGGTTGTCGGGACGCGTCGAGGTGGTGACCACAGCACCGGGTGCATCGATGACAGCGCTGATGATCTGATGCAGGCCTTTGCCGGAACGGGGTGGGCCGAGGACGATGCGTGAGTCTTCGACCGAGGCCCAGCATTCGCGCCCGTGGGAGTGACCGAGGAGCGTCCCGACCTCGGCGGGCGAAGTTGAAGGCGCTTGCGGGCGGGCGGAGCGTCCTCGCCGCACGACCTGGCACCGCCCGACCGCAGACTCGACCTCGGCACCGGTCGCGAGACCCGGACGCGCAGCCAGCGCCCGCCGTCGCCTGGCCGCAGTCGAACGGCGGCCGAGCCACAGCCGCGCGCCGACCAGACAGATGACAGTCGGCACGGCCACGACGACGGCCACGGTTGTCCAGTAGATGGCCGGGCCGAAGTCCCCACTGGTCTGCCCGAAGACAACAGCTGGTTCGCCTGGGTCGAAGACGACGCGCATGGCGTCGATCCAGGGCGATCGTGGCCAGGCGCCGGTCGTGAGCAGGCAGGCGAGACCGCCGGCCATATAGAAGACGCCGTTGGAGCAGAACAGGATGCCTGCGGCAATGAAGATGATCTCGGTGAGATCGCGTGGTGGTCGTTGAGTCATGGGTATCTACATCCGGGCGTCGGTGTCGAAGAGTTCGACTTCGCGGGTATGGCGTACCAGCTGGACGACGAAGGATCTGTTGGGCAGCCGCCACAGCGCGCGGCCTTTCGGTAGCTTGGCGATGGTGGCGATCTCGACGTCGGTGAGGCCGAGCAGACTCGCGGTACGGGCCAGCTGATCGGGTTCTTGGCGGAGCATGATTCGGGTTGAGCAATCGGCCAGGAGACCTTCGGCCAGCGCGCGTGCTTCGGAGCCGAGGTCTCCGACAGCGGCGAGATCGGACAGGCGGTGGACGATGAGGATGTTCGATACGCCCCAGGCGCGGGAGAGTTTCCACTGTTCTTGCATGCGGCGCAGCAGCGCGGGATCACGCATCACTCGCCAGCCCTCGTCGTACACGATGTAGCGGTTGCCGCCCGCAGGATCGGCGACCGCTGCCTCGAGCCACGACGACGCGCACGCCAGCGTCAAGCGCAGCACCTCGTCGTTGCCTCCGCTGCCGAGCCAGGACGAGTCGAGCGTGACCATTGGCAGTGTCGGGTCGAACTCGGTGGTGGATGGGCCGTCGAACATGCCGGCCAGGTCGCCGTGCACGAGGCGGCGGATCGCGTGGGCTACCTCGCGGCCGTCGTCGACCAGGTTTGTCGTACGCAGCCCTGCACGTTCCGCGAAAGCTCGGTCGGGTGTGAAGAGCGCGACTACGACATCCGGGATTGTCGGAGCGGCGTGGTAGGAGACTGTTTCGAGCGCGAGGTCTAGGGCGGTGTGTTCGACGGCGGCCAGCGGACGGCCGAGTGTTGATTCGGCAAGGGTGCCGAGCAGGGCTCGGCGGCGGGACCAGACGATCCGCTGCCATTCGTCCGATGCGACCGTGGATGGTCGGCGGCCGGCGTCGAGTGGGTTGAGCCGGGCCGGGAGTCCGGGTCCGAGTTTGATGGTGGCTCCGCCCATTGCTTCGGCTACTGCGGTCCATTCGCCTTTGGGGTCGCAGGGGACGTAGGCCTTGTGGCCGAGGGCGATGGAGCGGGTGATAAGTGCCTTGGAGGTCGATGATTTGCCGCTGCCGATGACGCCTGCGAGCAGTACGTTCGGGTTGGTGATGGCTCTGCTTTGGTACAGAACCCATGGGTCGTACACGAATGAGCCGCCGCTGAAGACGTCAGAGCCGATGTAGGTGCCGTCTGCACCCAAACCGCCTTCGGCGAGGAACGGGTACGCGACCCGCAGCACCCTTGTAGTTGCTCGATGCGTGTCGACCAGTAGCCGTCGACCGCCGCGTACGCCCGACTCACCGTCAAGAGCTTCCGCAGCGGTCTTTCGTGGGACGTCGTTGCGCGGGCGTCGATTGGCTTGGCGGGTGGCCTTGTCTGCGTCGTCGGCCTCGTAGTACGCCGTGTGCCTGGTCGCCATCAGAGTCCGATGCCGAACGGGAGGGCGGCGGCGAGGAAGCCTTCCATTTGCTGGCCGACGAGGCGGCGGAGGTCGAGGAGGGCTTGGCTGGCGGCGATCTCGATCTCCATGCAGGCGTCGTCGAGCGCCTCGTCGGTGTCGGCGGATACGACGAGCAGGCCGAGCCAGCGGACATCGCCGTGACCGGCGGCGAGGTCGCGTTCGCGTTGGGCGACGTCGGCGTCGAGCTGGCGGTCTTCTTCGGATTCCAGTTGGCCGATGCGGTTGCGCGTGGCTCGGTCGCTGACTCGCTCAACCTGGTGACGCCGTGCATCGCGGAGTGCTTTGGCCATCGGGATCGGCTCTAGTACCAGGGTGAACGTGCGGCGAATGCCGGGCTTGAGTAGTAGCGGGCTGAGGAAGGACGGGGTGGCGCGAAGCCGGGGCCATTCGGTGATGACGTACACGCGTTGCAGCGACGAGTCCGTCCGCAGTTGGTCCCAGCCGACGTCGACGGCCAGCGGGCCGGCGTCGGCGGCATCGAGTGACTGCGCTTTCTGGAGTGTTCGGGTCGCGGCTGGGTCGAAGGCGGTGCGCAGGCTGACGGCCAGGTCGCCTGAGCCGAGCCAGGCGCCGGTCACGCCTGCGGCGGCGAGTGAGGTCTGGAAGGCGCGTGCTTCGGATTCCAGTACGGTGGTGGCGCCGGCCATTCCGCCGCCATGTTTGCGTACTTCGCGGGATACGGTGTCGAGGTTCACCGCGAAGCTGAACAGCGTCTCGTGCCGCGCGGCGGCGGGTGCGGCTCGTTCCAGTAGTTCGGTGTAGATCGCGCCGGCAGGCGTACGTGGATCGACGTGCCGTTTCGTGGCCCATTGGCCTAGTTCGTCACCTGGGTCCGGCAGGGTGCGTTCGAGGATCTGGGCTCTGGCGATTCGGTTGCCGTTGCACAGGCTGGCGATGAGCCTCCCGTACGCCGCGACGCGTCGGTCCTGCTCGTCAGCGTTTTGCAGGAGATGGGCTGGACCTTCGATCCTTGCGACCGCGATCAGGCGCCGTCGGCGTGGATCGTGGACGACGCCGAATCCAGTACTCGACGTCATGATCCGTAGTGCGCTCCCCTCGCCGGGCAGCTGCAGACGGCCGAGCTTGCGTGGCTCCATCACGCGGGCGCGATGGGACTGTTGGCCGCGCAGTGAACGCCACGAGTGCGTTCCCATCAAGACAAGCCATCGGTATGTCGGCAGTTCCTCGATGCGGGCGAATGCGACGACGACGCAGATCGGAGCGGTCAGCAGTGCGGTGAACTTTGCCGGTGCCGGCAGTTCGGTTGCGATTGTCAAGGTGACGAGAGTGACTGCGGCCAGTACGAGGCCGACCTGCATCGGGCGCAGGCCGAGCAGGACAGCGTGCCGCTCGGGGCGTGGGAAGCGGGTCGACAGCGGATCGGGATTTGTCATCGTGTTCCACCGTCCTCGTCGCCAGCGTCGCTTGACGTACGACCCGGATCACCAGACTCATCGACCGGTACGTGTGTCCAGGAGACGGTGCTGGAAGTCCGGGTTGCGCGGTCGTCCTCCGATGCAGAAGGTGGAGATGCCGCCGAGTACGTCTCGTCGCCAGGCTGTCCCTCAGTGGCTCTATCGCTTCCGGTCGTGGTGTCGGCAGAGTGCTCGTGCTTGGAGTCGTCGCCCACTACCGGACCGCTGTCGTTCTTCCCGCTTGAGCCACTGAAGTGGTGCGCGCTCCAACGCTGCGCTTGTTCCATCCGCTCCTTCACCATCGACGGCCCTGCGGCTCCTTGCTGGAGCGCATGAAGCGCGCTGTGACTCTGATCGCCTGCCCAGTGAATGAACGAGAAGGTCGCAACGGGCGCGAACGCAGCCATCGCGAACAACAGAACCCCGGTCAGAAACGTCCCGACACTCGCACCGGCGCTGGTCCCCGGAGCACCCACGGCCGACAGACCGAGCGTGAACACCACCGCCATCGCAACCTTCGAAAACAGCAACGCACCGATCACCTCGATCCATCGCCGCAGCCAATGCCGCGTCGCCGACCAGGTCCAACTGGCCAGCGCAATCGGCGCGAAGACGACAAACGCAACCAGCGCGACCTCGCGAATCAACATCACGAAGTACAACGCCGCCGTCGCGATCAGGCCGAACGCGACCGCGATGGCGAGAAACCCACCGAGTGTTCCGACGCTCAGCAGGGCCGTGACGTTCAGCAGCCGCTCGATCCCTGGCCGGGTCGTCGGGTTGCCGAGAATCGCGGCCGACATCTGGTCGACCGCCTTCCCGCAAGCGCCGACAATCCCGACCGCGAACGGTACGCCGGCGGTCCCGAGTAGCGCCCCGAAGATCGCTTGACCCAACCGAGCTGGCTCCCGCCGAATCGCCGCCGCCGCACA
The genomic region above belongs to Kribbella solani and contains:
- a CDS encoding type IV secretory system conjugative DNA transfer family protein produces the protein MTQRPPRDLTEIIFIAAGILFCSNGVFYMAGGLACLLTTGAWPRSPWIDAMRVVFDPGEPAVVFGQTSGDFGPAIYWTTVAVVVAVPTVICLVGARLWLGRRSTAARRRRALAARPGLATGAEVESAVGRCQVVRRGRSARPQAPSTSPAEVGTLLGHSHGRECWASVEDSRIVLGPPRSGKGLHQIISAVIDAPGAVVTTSTRPDNLAATVELRRKIGPVAVFDPQGLGRVEGIRWSPVRGCENPTTAMVRASGLAAGAGFTKGGVTDGAFWHGQTEMALRGLLHAAAIDDAGIAQLYRWGLEPASATEAVTILNRSDVAAEGWGDTLDGIVRMDGRTRDAIWAGVRSALSALADPAVRHAFDPPPGEGLDPAAFIREHGTIYLLGTGAGASATSSFIAALLEDITETARQLAAHNPGGRLEPPLALVLDEIANLCAVPSLPGLMAEGGGSGISTLVVIQSLAQARERWGEQAAAAMWDAATLRLILGGSAQPRDLQDLAAVCGERDEEVRNWSRGPDGGRTTSTSTRRIPILPPDVIRTLPFGTGVLLARTAPPILLTMTPWTDRADADQIRDSIGKATLR
- a CDS encoding ATP-binding protein, producing the protein MATRHTAYYEADDADKATRQANRRPRNDVPRKTAAEALDGESGVRGGRRLLVDTHRATTRVLRVAYPFLAEGGLGADGTYIGSDVFSGGSFVYDPWVLYQSRAITNPNVLLAGVIGSGKSSTSKALITRSIALGHKAYVPCDPKGEWTAVAEAMGGATIKLGPGLPARLNPLDAGRRPSTVASDEWQRIVWSRRRALLGTLAESTLGRPLAAVEHTALDLALETVSYHAAPTIPDVVVALFTPDRAFAERAGLRTTNLVDDGREVAHAIRRLVHGDLAGMFDGPSTTEFDPTLPMVTLDSSWLGSGGNDEVLRLTLACASSWLEAAVADPAGGNRYIVYDEGWRVMRDPALLRRMQEQWKLSRAWGVSNILIVHRLSDLAAVGDLGSEARALAEGLLADCSTRIMLRQEPDQLARTASLLGLTDVEIATIAKLPKGRALWRLPNRSFVVQLVRHTREVELFDTDARM
- a CDS encoding SCO6880 family protein — its product is MTNPDPLSTRFPRPERHAVLLGLRPMQVGLVLAAVTLVTLTIATELPAPAKFTALLTAPICVVVAFARIEELPTYRWLVLMGTHSWRSLRGQQSHRARVMEPRKLGRLQLPGEGSALRIMTSSTGFGVVHDPRRRRLIAVARIEGPAHLLQNADEQDRRVAAYGRLIASLCNGNRIARAQILERTLPDPGDELGQWATKRHVDPRTPAGAIYTELLERAAPAAARHETLFSFAVNLDTVSREVRKHGGGMAGATTVLESEARAFQTSLAAAGVTGAWLGSGDLAVSLRTAFDPAATRTLQKAQSLDAADAGPLAVDVGWDQLRTDSSLQRVYVITEWPRLRATPSFLSPLLLKPGIRRTFTLVLEPIPMAKALRDARRHQVERVSDRATRNRIGQLESEEDRQLDADVAQRERDLAAGHGDVRWLGLLVVSADTDEALDDACMEIEIAASQALLDLRRLVGQQMEGFLAAALPFGIGL